In Rhizobium sp. WSM4643, the following are encoded in one genomic region:
- a CDS encoding hemolysin family protein — MFLEIGIVAFLTILNGVLAMSELAVVSSRTARLKVLSDNGSNGAAQAIKLAENPGRFLSTVQIGITLVGVLSGAFSGATLGGRLSGWLEAQGMSSTAADAMGVGSVVVAITYLSLIVGELVPKQIALREPEAVAAKVAPAMAVLSKIALPLVWLLNASGNLVLNLLGQTGKGGDNVSDAEIKTVLAEAQSAGVIESEESAMISGVMRLADRTARALMTPRRDVEIIDIDDSLDDIRTQLHRTKRSRLPVRKGSSDEVIGILPVKDFYDAMSEHGSADIKALTQEVPVVSDLSTAINVIESIRKSPVHMVLVFDEYGHFEGIVSSGDILEAIMGALQEGPVDEQAIARRDDGSYLVSGWTPIDEFAEFLNLRLDGDLEYQTVAGLVLEELKHLPELGESFTRDGWRFEVVDLDGRRVDKILVSAE, encoded by the coding sequence GTGTTTCTGGAAATTGGAATTGTGGCGTTTCTCACCATCCTGAACGGTGTGCTCGCCATGTCGGAGTTGGCTGTTGTCTCTTCTCGAACGGCCCGCCTGAAAGTTCTCTCCGACAATGGAAGCAACGGCGCAGCTCAAGCGATCAAACTTGCCGAAAATCCCGGTCGTTTTCTCTCTACGGTGCAGATCGGCATCACGCTGGTCGGCGTTCTGTCCGGGGCTTTCTCAGGGGCCACGCTCGGCGGCCGCCTGAGCGGCTGGCTGGAGGCCCAGGGGATGTCATCGACGGCGGCTGATGCCATGGGCGTCGGTTCAGTCGTTGTGGCAATCACATATCTTTCATTGATCGTCGGCGAACTTGTTCCCAAGCAGATTGCATTGCGGGAACCCGAAGCGGTTGCGGCCAAGGTCGCACCCGCTATGGCGGTACTTTCAAAAATCGCGCTGCCACTCGTGTGGCTTCTCAACGCCTCCGGAAATCTTGTGCTTAATCTCTTGGGCCAAACAGGAAAGGGTGGCGACAATGTCTCTGACGCAGAGATCAAAACCGTTCTGGCAGAGGCGCAGTCGGCCGGCGTGATCGAAAGCGAAGAGTCCGCGATGATATCAGGCGTCATGCGGCTGGCGGACCGCACTGCGCGAGCGCTTATGACGCCCCGGCGGGACGTCGAAATTATCGATATTGACGACAGCCTTGATGACATTCGGACCCAATTGCACAGGACGAAGCGGTCGCGGTTGCCCGTTCGGAAAGGCAGTTCGGACGAGGTGATCGGCATCCTTCCGGTTAAGGACTTCTACGACGCGATGTCCGAACACGGCAGTGCCGACATCAAGGCTCTGACGCAAGAGGTCCCGGTGGTTTCGGACCTTTCGACTGCCATCAATGTTATTGAATCCATCAGGAAATCGCCCGTTCACATGGTGCTGGTTTTCGACGAGTACGGCCACTTCGAGGGGATTGTTTCGTCAGGCGACATTTTGGAAGCAATCATGGGGGCTCTCCAGGAGGGACCTGTCGATGAACAGGCCATCGCTCGTCGAGACGACGGCTCGTACCTCGTGTCGGGCTGGACGCCGATTGACGAGTTCGCTGAATTCCTAAACCTCAGGCTCGATGGCGATCTGGAGTATCAGACTGTCGCTGGCCTGGTGCTGGAAGAGTTGAAACATCTGCCGGAATTGGGCGAGAGCTTCACGAGAGATGGATGGCGCTTCGAAGTCGTCGATCTCGACGGGAGGCGCGTGGACAAAATACTTGTGTCGGCTGAGTGA
- a CDS encoding methyl-accepting chemotaxis protein, which translates to MQFKSATGRNIFSVAACGVIATIAASGVLFYIAYNDMRKSSLDEMLQIAAANALNVEKSMSVALGIVNALETSLSTMKDGGNANRAAADDLLKNMLQDNPMALGVWTGWEPNAFDGKDKDFVGKEGHDTTGRYLPYWVRSGDKIQHTPLVDYGVSGAGDYYQLPFTQKKTVVIEPYVYAVDGKEVLMTSVAKPIMVDGKALGVAGMDISLDDANKSISAVHPMETGYLSLVTGAGGIISHPSAELAGKNIKDGGDLTAGWDQLIAKPGVAQEIAGPDGQTYFSVAYPVKLTNDLNWYAIVSVPKSTVFAQLNNMAWSAVAITAIAALLLGLAGWLIARKFIRRIEGVIAETDRIAHGQLDVQLSDNNAKDEIGDLSRSLAILLENNRQKIKLEADAETSRSREEIERQQRSVLHAAREDSIKFAVSELGNGLASLSNGDMTIRLEKPFADSLDEIRVDFNASVEKLQAALISFSENAAVIQAGSEEIRSGADDLARRTEQQAASVEETAAALEQITTSVKDSTLRAEEAGTLVSRTKDGAENSGEIVRNAVDAMTGIEQSSQSISNIIGVIDDIAFQTNLLALNAGVEAARAGEAGKGFAVVAQEVRELAQRSATAAKEIKALITSSGAQVKRGVDLVGQTGKALQAIVAEVQQINSNVQAVVQAAREQSTGLLEINTAVNQMDQSTQKNAAMVEESNAASHTLVTEVSALSERLAQFNLGQAANAAPAARTTARPLARPVAATLAARRSVPASATDHARPAPSPARALGGKLAAAFGTSAAPASTEGNWEEF; encoded by the coding sequence ATGCAGTTCAAATCGGCTACCGGACGCAACATTTTTTCCGTGGCGGCCTGCGGTGTCATTGCCACGATCGCGGCATCGGGCGTTCTTTTTTACATCGCCTATAACGACATGCGCAAATCGAGCCTCGACGAGATGCTCCAGATCGCTGCTGCCAATGCGCTCAACGTCGAGAAATCGATGAGCGTGGCGCTCGGCATCGTCAATGCGTTGGAAACGTCGCTATCGACGATGAAGGACGGCGGAAACGCCAATCGTGCGGCCGCCGACGACCTGCTGAAAAACATGCTGCAGGATAATCCGATGGCGCTTGGTGTTTGGACCGGTTGGGAACCGAATGCTTTCGACGGCAAAGACAAGGATTTCGTCGGCAAGGAAGGCCACGACACGACCGGCCGCTACCTGCCCTACTGGGTGCGCAGTGGCGACAAGATCCAGCACACGCCGCTGGTCGATTATGGCGTGTCGGGCGCCGGCGACTACTACCAGCTTCCCTTTACTCAGAAGAAGACCGTCGTCATCGAACCCTATGTCTATGCGGTCGACGGCAAGGAGGTGCTGATGACCTCGGTCGCCAAGCCGATCATGGTCGACGGCAAGGCACTGGGCGTCGCCGGCATGGACATTTCGCTCGACGACGCCAACAAGTCGATCTCCGCAGTCCACCCGATGGAGACCGGCTATCTCAGCTTGGTGACGGGCGCTGGCGGCATCATCAGCCATCCCTCCGCCGAACTCGCAGGCAAGAATATCAAGGACGGCGGCGATCTCACGGCCGGCTGGGATCAGTTGATCGCCAAGCCCGGCGTCGCGCAGGAGATCGCAGGCCCGGACGGCCAGACCTATTTCTCGGTCGCCTATCCGGTAAAGCTCACGAATGACCTGAACTGGTACGCCATTGTTTCGGTGCCTAAATCCACCGTCTTTGCCCAACTCAACAACATGGCCTGGAGCGCCGTTGCGATCACCGCCATCGCTGCACTCCTGCTCGGTCTCGCAGGCTGGCTCATTGCCCGCAAATTCATCCGCCGCATTGAGGGCGTGATTGCCGAGACTGACCGCATCGCCCATGGCCAACTCGACGTGCAACTGAGCGACAACAATGCGAAGGACGAAATCGGCGACCTCTCACGCTCCCTCGCCATCCTGCTGGAAAACAATCGCCAGAAGATCAAGCTCGAAGCCGATGCGGAAACCTCCCGGTCCCGCGAAGAGATCGAACGACAGCAACGTTCCGTCCTCCACGCCGCCCGCGAGGATTCGATCAAGTTCGCGGTGAGCGAACTCGGCAACGGACTGGCCAGCCTATCCAATGGAGACATGACCATCCGGCTGGAAAAGCCATTCGCCGACTCCCTTGACGAAATCCGCGTCGATTTCAATGCGTCTGTCGAAAAGCTCCAGGCGGCGCTGATTTCCTTCTCCGAAAACGCTGCCGTCATTCAGGCCGGTTCGGAAGAAATCCGCTCGGGCGCCGACGATCTCGCCCGCCGCACCGAACAGCAGGCCGCTTCCGTCGAGGAGACCGCCGCCGCGCTCGAGCAGATCACCACCTCGGTCAAGGACTCCACCCTTCGGGCCGAGGAGGCGGGAACGCTCGTCAGCCGCACCAAGGATGGTGCGGAAAACTCCGGAGAGATCGTGCGCAATGCCGTCGACGCCATGACCGGCATCGAGCAATCCTCGCAGTCGATCTCCAACATCATCGGCGTGATCGACGATATTGCCTTCCAGACCAACCTGCTGGCCCTCAATGCAGGCGTCGAGGCAGCACGCGCGGGGGAGGCCGGCAAGGGCTTTGCCGTCGTCGCACAGGAAGTGCGCGAACTGGCGCAGCGCTCGGCGACGGCCGCCAAGGAGATCAAGGCGCTAATCACCTCGTCCGGCGCCCAGGTCAAGCGTGGCGTCGATCTCGTCGGCCAGACTGGCAAGGCGCTGCAGGCGATCGTTGCCGAGGTCCAGCAGATCAACAGCAATGTCCAGGCGGTCGTCCAGGCCGCCCGTGAACAGTCGACGGGTCTTCTGGAGATCAACACGGCGGTCAACCAGATGGACCAGTCGACCCAGAAGAATGCCGCAATGGTCGAGGAATCGAATGCCGCCTCGCACACGCTGGTGACGGAGGTGTCTGCCCTCTCGGAGCGTCTGGCACAGTTCAATCTCGGCCAGGCGGCCAACGCGGCTCCTGCCGCGCGGACGACTGCCAGGCCGTTGGCGCGCCCGGTCGCGGCGACGCTTGCGGCGCGCAGATCGGTTCCCGCCTCGGCCACCGACCACGCCAGGCCCGCTCCGTCACCAGCCCGCGCACTCGGCGGCAAGCTCGCAGCCGCCTTCGGCACGTCGGCCGCACCGGCTTCGACCGAGGGCAACTGGGAAGAGTTTTAG
- a CDS encoding AAA family ATPase, translated as MLIIFGGLPGSGKTTIARALAERLNAVHVRVDTIEQAIRASGIADDAGPAGYIAAYGIAGDNLTLGRTVIADSVNPLWITRSAWRSVAQAAGVAAAEVEIVCSDKAEHRKRAETRLTDVEGLVKPTWQEISERAYDEWHDAIVIDTASKTVDAVLDELVSRLKSAPAKSLA; from the coding sequence ATGCTCATTATCTTTGGCGGTCTGCCTGGCAGTGGAAAGACGACGATTGCCCGCGCTTTGGCCGAGCGGTTGAATGCGGTCCATGTGCGCGTCGATACCATCGAGCAGGCAATCCGTGCCTCCGGAATAGCCGATGATGCCGGGCCTGCCGGCTATATCGCGGCTTATGGTATTGCCGGAGACAATCTGACCCTCGGCAGGACCGTTATCGCCGACTCCGTCAATCCGCTCTGGATAACCAGGTCAGCATGGCGTTCGGTCGCGCAGGCTGCCGGGGTGGCAGCGGCGGAGGTCGAGATCGTTTGCTCGGACAAAGCCGAGCACCGCAAGCGTGCTGAAACGCGCCTCACCGACGTCGAAGGTCTGGTGAAGCCGACATGGCAGGAGATTTCCGAAAGAGCCTATGACGAATGGCACGATGCAATCGTCATCGATACAGCTTCGAAAACGGTCGACGCCGTTTTGGACGAACTGGTGAGCCGATTGAAATCGGCTCCTGCCAAAAGCCTAGCATAA
- a CDS encoding cupin domain-containing protein, protein MMSNSFVKMPASDEAKRFFVLGDRVERRLRISGTWLNIFDVTVPSGSRTPKHAHASPEVFRIIEGNLTIWRRSDSGPEEIEASAGDIVTIPPFMVHGYSNRGTVPVVFSAVVDRDMAEFIEAEGATEPPKASPSAETIARMTAAANAYGITILAA, encoded by the coding sequence ATGATGTCCAACTCATTTGTGAAAATGCCAGCAAGCGACGAGGCCAAGCGGTTTTTCGTCCTCGGCGACCGGGTCGAGCGGCGGCTTAGGATCAGCGGAACCTGGCTCAATATATTCGATGTCACCGTGCCATCAGGCAGCCGAACGCCGAAACATGCGCATGCGAGCCCGGAAGTGTTCCGCATCATCGAGGGAAACCTAACGATCTGGCGCCGGAGCGACAGCGGCCCCGAAGAGATCGAGGCCAGCGCCGGCGACATCGTCACCATCCCGCCCTTCATGGTGCACGGCTATTCCAACCGCGGAACCGTACCCGTGGTCTTTTCCGCGGTCGTCGATCGAGATATGGCCGAGTTCATCGAAGCGGAAGGCGCGACCGAGCCCCCGAAGGCCAGCCCTTCGGCGGAAACCATCGCCCGCATGACGGCGGCGGCCAATGCATACGGGATTACTATTCTCGCGGCGTGA
- a CDS encoding sugar phosphate isomerase/epimerase family protein, producing the protein MSSLPVVGAAMTLDEVELHREWLFEKSRDLELQSFIDAEVLNGDWAPLAARARRLLDGHGGRLGIHGPFWGFTIASEDPDIRAIVTKRLLQGLDVCAAIGATHMVIHSPYTSWSYNNLDDNAGAREALAERTHVTLRDAVRRAEDIGCTMVIENIEDKDPHSRVALAESFQSPAVAVSIDTGHAHYAHGYTGAPPVDYYVKAAGNRLQHVHLQDADGYADRHWSLGEGTIRWHAVFAALAKLESNPRLIIEIKDKSKIPASAAYLASIGLAE; encoded by the coding sequence ATGTCCTCTCTTCCCGTCGTCGGCGCCGCCATGACGCTCGATGAAGTCGAACTTCACCGTGAGTGGCTCTTCGAAAAGTCCCGCGATCTCGAATTGCAGAGCTTCATCGATGCCGAGGTTCTGAACGGCGATTGGGCGCCGCTTGCCGCCCGCGCCAGGCGGCTTCTCGACGGTCATGGCGGCCGCCTCGGCATTCACGGCCCCTTCTGGGGCTTCACCATCGCCTCGGAGGATCCCGATATCCGCGCCATCGTCACAAAACGCCTGCTGCAGGGCCTGGATGTCTGCGCCGCCATCGGCGCGACTCATATGGTCATCCACAGCCCCTATACGTCCTGGTCCTACAACAATCTCGACGACAATGCCGGCGCCCGTGAAGCGTTGGCCGAGCGCACGCACGTGACCCTGCGCGACGCCGTCAGGCGCGCCGAGGATATCGGCTGCACCATGGTCATCGAGAACATCGAGGACAAGGATCCGCATAGTCGCGTGGCGCTTGCCGAGAGCTTCCAATCGCCTGCCGTCGCCGTCTCGATCGATACCGGCCACGCCCATTATGCCCATGGCTATACCGGTGCGCCGCCGGTCGATTATTACGTCAAGGCCGCCGGCAATCGCCTCCAGCATGTCCACCTGCAGGATGCCGACGGCTATGCCGACCGCCACTGGAGCCTCGGCGAAGGCACGATCCGCTGGCATGCCGTTTTCGCGGCCCTTGCCAAGCTCGAAAGCAACCCGCGCCTCATCATCGAGATCAAGGACAAGTCGAAGATCCCGGCTTCTGCTGCCTATCTCGCCTCGATCGGTCTGGCTGAATAA
- a CDS encoding zinc-dependent alcohol dehydrogenase family protein, whose translation MKAMFYEAFGQAPEIRTVADPTPAEDGVVIAIGASGLCRSDWHGWMGHDPDIRLPHVPGHELAGRIVATGRGVMRFKVGDRVTVPFVSGCGHCSECHSGNQQVCPNQFQPGFTHWGSFAEYVAIDYADTNLVHLPDTIDDATAASLGCRFATSFRAVADQARTGPGEWIAVHGCGGVGLSAIMIATALGANAIGIDISKEKLAFARECGAVATVNASGVADVAEAVREITKGGAHVSIDALGHPVTCFNSIKNLRRRGRHVQVGLMLGEHATPEIPMAQVIGHELEIYGSHGMQAWRYDAMLSMLSAGKIAPQKLIGRRVSLEEAVPALMALDKAEATGISVITRFS comes from the coding sequence ATGAAAGCCATGTTTTACGAAGCCTTCGGACAGGCGCCGGAGATCCGTACCGTTGCCGATCCGACGCCGGCCGAGGACGGTGTGGTCATAGCGATCGGCGCCAGCGGGCTCTGCCGCAGCGACTGGCACGGCTGGATGGGCCACGACCCCGATATCCGGCTGCCGCATGTGCCGGGACACGAGCTTGCCGGGCGGATCGTCGCCACCGGCCGCGGCGTGATGCGCTTCAAGGTCGGCGACCGGGTGACCGTGCCCTTCGTTTCCGGCTGCGGCCATTGCAGCGAATGCCATTCCGGTAACCAGCAGGTCTGCCCGAACCAGTTCCAGCCGGGCTTTACCCATTGGGGGTCGTTTGCCGAATATGTGGCGATCGATTATGCCGACACCAATCTGGTGCACCTGCCCGATACGATCGACGATGCGACGGCGGCAAGCCTCGGCTGCCGCTTCGCCACCTCGTTTCGCGCCGTCGCCGACCAGGCGCGCACCGGGCCCGGCGAATGGATCGCCGTGCATGGCTGCGGCGGTGTCGGCCTGTCGGCAATCATGATCGCCACAGCGCTCGGGGCGAATGCGATCGGCATCGATATATCCAAGGAGAAGCTCGCCTTTGCGCGGGAGTGCGGGGCGGTGGCGACGGTCAATGCGTCAGGCGTCGCCGACGTGGCGGAGGCAGTCCGCGAGATCACCAAGGGCGGCGCGCATGTCTCGATCGACGCGCTCGGCCATCCCGTCACCTGCTTCAACTCGATCAAGAACCTGCGCCGGCGCGGGCGGCATGTGCAGGTGGGGCTGATGCTCGGCGAGCACGCTACGCCTGAGATTCCAATGGCGCAGGTGATCGGCCACGAACTGGAAATCTACGGCAGCCACGGCATGCAGGCCTGGCGTTACGACGCCATGTTGTCGATGCTTTCGGCCGGAAAGATCGCACCGCAGAAGCTGATCGGACGCCGCGTCAGCCTCGAGGAAGCCGTGCCGGCGCTGATGGCGCTCGACAAGGCCGAGGCCACGGGGATTAGCGTGATTACGCGGTTTTCATGA
- a CDS encoding branched-chain amino acid aminotransferase — MAVDTSPRSTTWTHVDGEWLPGNPPLIGPTSHAMWLGSTVFDGARWFDGIAPDLDLHCQRINRSALAMGLKPVKSAEEIVALAWEGVAKFDGDTPIYIKPMYWGEHGSPGSVVSVDGESTRFALCLFEAPMGGHGGTSLTVSPYRRPSPETAMTEAKTGSLYPNSGRMIAEARSRGFDNALVRDLNGNVVETASSNVFMVRDGVVMTPAANRTFLAGITRSRVIGLLRKAGFDVHEAALSVEDFMQADEIFTTGNYSKVVGVIRLDGRDLQEGPVTRKALELYMDWAFGRSESEE; from the coding sequence ATGGCCGTCGATACATCACCCCGTTCAACCACTTGGACTCATGTCGACGGGGAGTGGCTGCCCGGCAATCCGCCGCTGATCGGGCCGACCTCGCATGCCATGTGGCTCGGCTCCACGGTCTTCGACGGCGCCCGCTGGTTCGACGGCATCGCGCCGGATCTCGACCTGCACTGCCAGCGCATCAACCGCTCGGCGCTCGCCATGGGCTTGAAGCCGGTGAAATCAGCCGAGGAGATCGTGGCACTTGCCTGGGAAGGTGTTGCGAAATTCGATGGCGACACGCCGATCTACATCAAGCCGATGTATTGGGGCGAACACGGTTCTCCGGGCAGCGTCGTCTCGGTCGATGGGGAATCGACCCGCTTCGCGCTCTGCCTGTTCGAGGCGCCGATGGGCGGCCATGGCGGCACCAGCCTCACCGTCTCGCCCTATCGCCGCCCGTCGCCGGAAACGGCGATGACCGAGGCGAAGACCGGCTCGCTCTATCCCAACAGCGGCCGCATGATCGCCGAGGCGCGCAGCCGCGGTTTCGACAACGCGCTGGTGCGCGACCTCAACGGCAACGTCGTCGAGACCGCCTCGTCGAACGTCTTCATGGTCAGGGACGGCGTGGTGATGACACCCGCCGCCAATCGCACTTTCCTCGCCGGCATTACGCGTTCCCGCGTCATCGGTCTGCTGCGCAAGGCCGGTTTCGACGTGCATGAAGCAGCGCTCTCCGTCGAGGACTTCATGCAAGCCGACGAGATCTTCACCACCGGCAACTATTCCAAAGTCGTCGGCGTCATCCGCCTCGACGGCCGCGACCTCCAGGAAGGCCCGGTCACCCGCAAGGCGCTGGAACTCTACATGGACTGGGCCTTCGGCCGCAGCGAGAGTGAAGAGTGA
- a CDS encoding LysR family transcriptional regulator — MDRLTSLTVFGRVVECGGFFRRRARLNMSVTMVGNHVQSLEDRLGVRLLNRTTRKVSLTETGKYYYERSSQILAELDEADRTAGALSTTPRGTLKVYTSSAIVRFLLPVVSEFMELYPSIALDFSVGERMVDMIEDGYDLVMRTVPPPDSSLVARKLTPWRHMLVCSPTYFESHPMPNTPAEVADHNCLQYAYYPYGDEWRFEDGEGNKESVKISGNVVSNSAEMLRFLTLTGRGIFLAPSFVVFDDIAEGRLVKIMPDYRPVEFNINAVYPNRSHLPTKVRLFIDLLAERFAEHRKWMT; from the coding sequence ATGGATCGGTTGACAAGTCTCACAGTCTTTGGCCGCGTGGTCGAATGCGGCGGTTTTTTCCGCCGCCGCGCGCGGCTCAACATGTCCGTCACTATGGTCGGCAACCACGTGCAATCGCTGGAGGACCGCCTCGGCGTGCGGCTGCTTAACCGCACGACGCGCAAGGTCAGCCTGACGGAAACCGGCAAATATTATTATGAGCGCTCGTCGCAGATCCTGGCCGAACTCGATGAGGCGGACCGGACGGCGGGCGCGCTGAGCACGACGCCGCGCGGCACGCTGAAGGTCTACACCAGTAGCGCCATCGTGCGTTTCCTGCTGCCTGTCGTCAGCGAATTTATGGAGCTCTATCCGTCGATCGCACTCGATTTCAGCGTGGGCGAGCGGATGGTCGACATGATCGAGGATGGATACGACCTGGTGATGCGCACCGTACCGCCGCCGGATTCATCGCTCGTCGCCCGCAAGCTGACGCCCTGGCGCCATATGCTCGTCTGCTCGCCGACCTATTTCGAGAGCCATCCGATGCCGAACACGCCGGCCGAGGTCGCCGACCACAATTGCCTGCAATATGCCTATTACCCCTATGGCGACGAATGGCGCTTCGAGGATGGCGAGGGCAACAAGGAAAGCGTCAAGATCAGCGGCAATGTCGTCTCCAACAGCGCCGAGATGCTGCGCTTCCTGACGCTGACCGGGCGGGGCATCTTCCTGGCACCGAGTTTCGTGGTATTCGACGACATCGCCGAAGGGCGGCTGGTGAAGATCATGCCGGACTACCGGCCGGTCGAATTCAATATCAACGCGGTCTATCCCAACCGCAGCCATCTGCCGACGAAGGTGCGGCTGTTCATCGACCTCTTGGCGGAGAGATTTGCGGAGCATCGGAAGTGGATGACGTGA
- a CDS encoding HlyD family secretion protein encodes MVELPHRQVFESARQAEQILAEEAARAPSAEAAPMPVSEARAAAPPATEAPVAETPKKTGRRIVKRAVLAAALLAGVAFAGDFGYRYWTVGRFIESTDDAYVKADYTTVAPKVAGYISQVLVNDNDAVKAGQVLARIDDRDFQAALSQAKADVKAAEAAITNIDAQIALQQSVIEQAKATIDASQASLDFAVSDAARSARLITNGAGTQSRAEQTQSARDQAAAALERDRAALVTAQNRVPVLQTEREQTVAQRDRAVAAAHQAELNLSYTDIVAAVDGTVGARSIRVGQYVTSGTQLMAVVPLHAVYVVANFKETQLTYISPGQSVEIKVDSFPDISIRGHVDSVSPASGLEFSLLPPDNATGNFTKIVQRIPVKIVIDDEALSVLLRSGMSVEPEIDTKAAQTEAAETKPAQAPGTAGEGLSSHAG; translated from the coding sequence ATGGTCGAGTTACCCCACAGGCAAGTTTTCGAAAGTGCGAGGCAAGCCGAGCAGATCCTGGCCGAGGAAGCCGCCAGGGCGCCTTCCGCCGAGGCGGCTCCCATGCCTGTCTCCGAAGCGCGGGCTGCTGCACCACCGGCCACCGAAGCACCGGTTGCGGAAACTCCCAAAAAGACCGGCCGCCGCATCGTCAAGCGCGCCGTCCTTGCCGCCGCCCTGCTTGCCGGCGTCGCTTTCGCAGGCGATTTCGGCTACCGCTACTGGACGGTCGGCCGCTTCATCGAATCCACCGACGATGCCTATGTGAAGGCCGATTACACCACTGTCGCCCCGAAGGTTGCCGGCTACATCAGCCAGGTGCTGGTCAACGACAATGACGCGGTCAAGGCCGGCCAGGTTCTCGCTCGCATCGATGATCGCGACTTCCAGGCCGCACTGTCGCAGGCGAAGGCCGATGTGAAGGCAGCCGAAGCCGCCATCACCAATATCGACGCCCAGATCGCCCTGCAGCAGTCGGTGATCGAGCAGGCCAAGGCGACGATCGATGCCTCGCAGGCCTCGCTGGATTTTGCCGTGTCCGATGCCGCCCGCTCGGCCCGCCTGATCACCAACGGCGCCGGCACCCAGTCTCGCGCCGAGCAGACCCAGTCAGCCCGCGACCAGGCCGCTGCCGCCCTCGAGCGCGACCGGGCGGCCCTCGTCACGGCTCAGAATAGGGTGCCGGTGCTTCAGACTGAGCGCGAACAGACGGTTGCCCAGCGTGACCGTGCGGTCGCCGCCGCCCATCAGGCAGAACTCAACCTCTCCTATACCGACATCGTCGCCGCCGTTGACGGCACGGTCGGCGCCCGCTCGATCCGAGTCGGCCAATATGTCACCTCGGGCACGCAACTGATGGCGGTCGTGCCGCTGCACGCGGTCTACGTCGTCGCCAATTTCAAGGAGACGCAGCTGACCTATATCAGCCCCGGCCAGTCGGTCGAGATCAAGGTCGACAGCTTTCCCGATATCTCGATCAGGGGTCATGTCGACAGCGTTTCGCCGGCAAGCGGGCTGGAATTCTCGCTGTTGCCGCCGGACAATGCCACCGGCAACTTCACCAAGATCGTCCAACGCATCCCGGTCAAGATCGTCATTGACGATGAGGCTCTGAGTGTCCTGTTGCGCTCGGGCATGTCGGTCGAGCCCGAAATCGACACCAAGGCTGCCCAGACCGAAGCTGCCGAGACCAAGCCTGCCCAAGCCCCTGGAACAGCCGGGGAGGGATTATCCAGCCACGCTGGATGA